The Quercus robur chromosome 7, dhQueRobu3.1, whole genome shotgun sequence genome has a segment encoding these proteins:
- the LOC126691472 gene encoding toll/interleukin-1 receptor-like protein, with protein MDTRYNFVGHLYEALRQKGIHTFKDDKNLDRGKPISPELLKAIEESRFAVVIISKDYASSAWCLDELAHIIHCKKKTGMTILPVFHYVDPSDIRKQMGTFEQAFIEHEEKENKERVEKWREALREVGNLAGCHLKNTRYETEDIKDIMGWISLHLKYDAFPYITRDLVGIYS; from the exons ATGGACACCCGCTACAATTTTGTGGGTCATCTTTACGAAGCTTTGAGACAAAAAGGCATTCATACTTTTAAGGACGATAAAAACCTTGACAGAGGAAAACCCATCTCACCAGAGCTGTTGAAAGCAATAGAGGAGTCGAGATTTGCTGTCGTCATTATATCAAAAGACTACGCATCTTCAGCTTGGTGCTTAGATGAACTTGCACACATCATTCACTGCAAGAAAAAGACGGGAATGACGATTCTACCTGTTTTTCACTATGTGGATCCATCCGATATACGGAAACAAATGGGAACTTTTGAGCAAGCATTTATTGAacatgaagaaaaggagaacAAAGAGAGGGTGGAGAAATGGAGAGAAGCTTTGAGAGAAGTGGGCAATCTGGCTGGATGTCATTTAAAGAATACTAG GTATGAGACAGAAGACATCAAAGACATCATGGGATGGATATCACTTCACTTGAAATATGATGCATTCCCTTACATTACTAGGGATCTGGTAGGAATATACTCTTGA